The following are from one region of the Rhodopirellula sp. P2 genome:
- a CDS encoding serine hydrolase domain-containing protein: MKRRRVLQAGLGLAMGTPLFAAFREGRFDVAADVLEQATASGLVESATFCVRRKNDAVSQAFGERASVDASFLLGSISKPISVAAILSLLDAGEFKLDDHTVKFLPEFKGNGRESITMRQLLTHVSGLPDQLPENAKLRAAHASLSDFIAAAIRTPLLFQPGARYSYSSMAILVASEVAQRISQKPIATLVDEVVCQPLGLEQTALGIGQLDKDSLMRSQVEHAAPESGAGDPTTKNWDWNSDFWRQLGAPWGTVFASAGDVAEFLNAFLHPEGKMLQAETARTMIANHNPPNIKPRGLGFDLGSDLKGPDRSDVFGHTGSTGTICWADPTTETICVVLTTLPGRAITPHPRERVSRCVTETLPS, translated from the coding sequence ATGAAACGCCGCCGAGTTCTTCAAGCCGGACTGGGCTTGGCCATGGGGACACCCTTGTTTGCTGCCTTCCGAGAGGGCCGTTTCGATGTTGCCGCGGACGTACTGGAACAAGCGACTGCCTCTGGGCTCGTTGAGTCCGCAACGTTTTGTGTGCGTCGAAAAAACGATGCTGTTTCGCAAGCTTTTGGAGAGCGGGCATCGGTGGACGCCAGCTTTTTGCTGGGGTCGATTTCCAAGCCTATTTCGGTGGCGGCGATCCTCTCTTTGCTCGATGCGGGTGAATTCAAACTGGATGATCATACCGTCAAATTTCTGCCTGAGTTCAAAGGGAATGGCCGAGAATCGATCACGATGCGGCAACTCTTGACGCATGTTTCTGGACTGCCCGATCAGTTGCCCGAGAACGCGAAACTGAGAGCGGCTCATGCGTCTTTGTCGGATTTCATTGCTGCCGCGATTCGAACCCCGTTGCTGTTCCAACCTGGGGCAAGATACAGCTATTCCAGCATGGCCATTTTGGTGGCATCTGAAGTGGCTCAGCGGATCTCGCAAAAGCCCATTGCCACCTTGGTGGACGAAGTGGTCTGTCAGCCGTTGGGGCTCGAACAGACCGCTTTGGGGATCGGTCAACTGGACAAAGACTCCTTGATGCGGAGTCAGGTCGAACATGCGGCACCGGAATCGGGCGCGGGAGACCCCACCACCAAGAATTGGGATTGGAATAGCGATTTTTGGCGTCAGCTGGGAGCTCCTTGGGGCACCGTCTTCGCATCGGCAGGGGATGTCGCTGAATTTCTCAATGCGTTCCTGCATCCGGAAGGAAAGATGCTGCAAGCCGAGACAGCACGCACCATGATTGCAAACCACAATCCGCCCAACATCAAACCGCGGGGGTTGGGATTTGATTTGGGGAGCGATTTGAAGGGCCCCGACCGTAGCGACGTTTTCGGGCACACCGGTTCGACCGGCACCATTTGCTGGGCCGATCCCACCACCGAAACCATCTGCGTCGTGCTGACAACGCTTCCTGGCCGAGCGATCACGCCGCACCCTCGTGAACGGGTGTCCCGCTGCGTCACTGAAACGCTGCCGTCCTGA
- the priA gene encoding replication restart helicase PriA gives MLSESSLSNLGDPTLNLPPFAAASVPADSSSSEPTQNELFETDPPPWELTVGEDVQLASIVFARSPHGPYDYRIPDDLLDVLRPGMRVGVPLGHRKKPTPGWCVSIKTGNAAQQKLRDVAEVIDDEPLCDAALVRLVMFIAHYYQVPAGQVFDTLIPASVRDNAGTRKTTYFRPAPGLTEEQIAKLPSKQQSAMRFLIAQDRPMTAAELAIMAECTEDPIRRLRKKELLVTEVRRELSQNIRIRAQSNDGETKKLHELTAQQENALSRINSAVDSGRGRTLLLHGVTGSGKTEVYIQAIEHVVKQAGSAIVLVPEISLTPQTRGRFEDRFENVAVLHSQMSASERHFHWQRIRRGEVQVVIGPRSAVFAPLPNLGLIVIDEEHDTSFKQDKQPRYHARKVAHARAMALGIPLVLGSATPSMEAWHATQTGHAELVTMSERVGNRPMPDVQLVDLRVKEERGKGGAISRPLHAAVVETLKEKGQAILLLNRRGYATTIQCPACGTVCACPDCDMPLTHHRDGGKAMCHYCDYTIPTPPWCPACRFDGIRYGGLGTQRLEMEAKARFPDARIARMDSDTMKRAGSHQRVLSEFRAGEIDVLLGTQMIAKGLDFPNVLLVGVINADSALHFPDFRAAERTFQLVTQVAGRTGRGDRGGRVIVQTFTPEHPAIQAAARHDYLKFVEDEMVNRKKFNYPPLGSVARIIIRGPLEDKTESVADAIVDRLEKARDLLQAEVRILGPAPPPIVKISGKYRFHLLLQATEAAVVGEVIRRGLADFKVDPKEEIEFLVDIDPVNLM, from the coding sequence ATGTTGTCTGAATCATCGTTGTCCAATCTGGGCGATCCGACTCTGAACTTGCCTCCTTTTGCCGCCGCTTCCGTGCCCGCTGACTCGTCCTCGTCCGAACCGACCCAGAACGAATTGTTCGAAACCGATCCTCCCCCGTGGGAGTTGACGGTTGGCGAAGACGTTCAGCTTGCGTCGATCGTGTTCGCTCGATCGCCACACGGGCCTTACGACTACCGAATCCCGGATGACTTGCTGGATGTCCTCCGCCCGGGGATGCGTGTGGGCGTGCCACTGGGGCATCGTAAAAAGCCAACCCCCGGTTGGTGCGTGTCGATCAAGACGGGCAACGCGGCGCAGCAAAAACTTCGGGACGTGGCCGAGGTCATCGATGACGAACCGCTGTGCGATGCGGCGCTGGTTCGGTTGGTGATGTTCATCGCTCATTACTACCAGGTCCCCGCTGGCCAGGTCTTTGACACGTTGATCCCTGCCAGCGTTCGCGACAACGCGGGCACGCGGAAAACGACTTACTTCCGACCGGCACCGGGGCTGACCGAAGAGCAAATTGCCAAGCTGCCATCCAAGCAGCAATCGGCGATGCGGTTCTTGATCGCTCAAGATCGACCGATGACCGCGGCAGAACTCGCGATCATGGCCGAGTGCACCGAAGACCCCATTCGGCGGTTGCGAAAGAAGGAGTTGTTGGTGACCGAGGTGCGACGAGAGCTCAGTCAGAACATCCGCATTCGGGCCCAGTCCAACGATGGCGAAACCAAAAAATTGCATGAGCTGACAGCCCAGCAAGAGAACGCGTTGTCTCGCATCAATTCAGCGGTCGACAGCGGACGCGGTCGGACGTTGTTGCTGCACGGGGTGACCGGCAGCGGCAAGACGGAGGTCTACATTCAGGCGATCGAGCATGTTGTCAAGCAAGCGGGATCGGCGATCGTGTTGGTGCCCGAGATCAGCCTCACGCCTCAGACCCGAGGACGGTTCGAGGATCGTTTCGAGAACGTTGCGGTGCTGCACAGTCAAATGTCCGCTTCGGAACGTCACTTCCACTGGCAGCGGATTCGTCGAGGGGAAGTTCAAGTTGTCATCGGGCCTCGCAGTGCCGTCTTTGCACCGCTGCCGAACCTGGGACTGATCGTGATCGACGAAGAACACGACACCTCCTTCAAGCAAGACAAACAGCCTCGCTATCACGCGCGCAAGGTGGCGCATGCCCGAGCGATGGCGCTGGGCATTCCGTTGGTGCTGGGGTCGGCCACGCCGTCGATGGAAGCTTGGCATGCGACGCAAACCGGGCATGCGGAACTGGTCACGATGTCGGAGCGGGTCGGCAATCGTCCGATGCCTGATGTTCAGTTGGTCGATTTGCGAGTCAAAGAAGAACGCGGCAAAGGCGGCGCGATCAGCCGTCCCTTGCACGCTGCCGTGGTGGAAACGTTGAAGGAAAAAGGCCAGGCGATTCTGTTGCTCAACCGACGTGGTTACGCGACGACGATCCAGTGTCCCGCGTGCGGCACCGTGTGCGCCTGCCCAGATTGCGACATGCCCCTGACCCACCACCGTGACGGTGGCAAGGCGATGTGTCACTACTGCGATTACACGATTCCCACGCCGCCTTGGTGTCCCGCGTGTCGTTTCGATGGCATTCGTTACGGCGGCCTGGGCACGCAACGATTGGAAATGGAAGCGAAGGCCCGCTTCCCTGATGCTCGCATCGCTCGAATGGACAGTGACACGATGAAGCGTGCCGGCAGTCACCAGCGGGTGCTGTCGGAGTTTCGGGCCGGTGAAATTGACGTGTTGCTTGGCACGCAGATGATCGCGAAAGGGTTGGACTTTCCCAACGTGTTGTTGGTCGGTGTGATCAACGCGGACTCGGCGTTGCACTTCCCTGACTTCCGGGCCGCGGAACGAACGTTCCAGTTGGTCACCCAGGTCGCTGGTCGAACCGGACGTGGCGATCGCGGTGGGCGGGTGATTGTGCAGACGTTCACGCCGGAGCACCCCGCGATCCAAGCCGCGGCGAGGCACGATTATTTGAAGTTCGTCGAAGACGAAATGGTCAACCGCAAGAAGTTCAACTACCCGCCGCTGGGCAGTGTGGCTCGGATCATCATTCGCGGTCCCCTGGAAGACAAAACCGAGTCCGTGGCCGACGCGATTGTCGACCGCTTGGAAAAGGCCCGTGATCTACTCCAAGCGGAGGTCCGCATTCTCGGTCCCGCACCTCCACCGATCGTGAAAATCAGCGGCAAGTATCGTTTTCACTTGTTGTTGCAAGCCACCGAAGCCGCGGTTGTCGGGGAAGTCATCCGGCGTGGTTTGGCCGATTTCAAAGTCGACCCCAAAGAAGAAATTGAGTTCCTTGTCGACATCGACCCCGTCAATTTGATGTGA
- a CDS encoding helix-turn-helix domain-containing protein yields MAHANAQLKQVRQSLGWSQLQLAMRAGVSSRTVQFAESGQNVSLGTMRRIATALGMESDQLIRIDPGTGQDAFADLPWSIADRFRTHRRFDQGSLCRNEAEVIEIVRQLRENFSIQIQKWGSTQSQHHALLRDKAIDEVYFRYEQRYVELWRRNPACIRLDRYDETVGGVSITLPLTAESFRAFRAGELAWLDISADDLVDQSQYLLLDSVTEFTNQCRRPWYQVTESLSLVAFTQVAALAEHPNRSDFEMVSFSASPLNERRLSTIGFVAEPAAEPEFDYPLFWFGEDSRILTKEEYSNWSTFKHFTTLIKSVDKASLRRRMFQNLLSMVKRLQRPAKRSLVRRAA; encoded by the coding sequence ATGGCTCACGCCAACGCTCAGCTCAAGCAGGTTCGCCAAAGTTTAGGGTGGTCGCAGCTGCAACTCGCGATGCGGGCAGGCGTGTCCTCGCGGACCGTCCAGTTCGCAGAATCCGGTCAAAATGTTTCTCTCGGTACCATGCGCCGAATCGCCACTGCACTGGGGATGGAATCGGACCAATTGATTCGCATCGACCCCGGCACCGGCCAAGATGCGTTCGCGGATTTGCCCTGGTCCATTGCCGACCGCTTCCGAACCCATCGCCGCTTCGATCAGGGCAGCCTGTGCCGCAACGAAGCCGAGGTCATCGAGATCGTTCGACAATTGCGAGAGAACTTCAGCATTCAAATTCAAAAATGGGGTTCGACGCAAAGCCAGCATCACGCACTGTTGCGTGACAAAGCGATTGACGAGGTGTACTTTCGCTACGAACAAAGGTACGTCGAATTGTGGCGAAGGAATCCAGCCTGCATTCGCTTGGATCGCTATGACGAGACCGTCGGTGGAGTCAGCATCACGCTGCCGTTGACGGCGGAGTCCTTTCGCGCGTTCCGGGCCGGAGAATTAGCCTGGCTGGACATCTCGGCGGACGACCTGGTGGATCAATCGCAATACTTGTTGCTCGATTCCGTCACGGAGTTCACCAACCAGTGTCGTCGTCCCTGGTATCAGGTCACAGAGTCACTCAGTCTTGTCGCGTTCACGCAGGTCGCGGCGCTGGCAGAGCATCCCAATCGGTCTGACTTCGAAATGGTCTCGTTTTCAGCAAGCCCTCTGAACGAGCGAAGGCTGAGCACGATTGGCTTCGTCGCCGAACCAGCCGCTGAACCAGAGTTCGACTACCCTCTCTTTTGGTTCGGGGAAGATTCGCGAATTTTGACGAAGGAAGAGTATTCGAATTGGTCCACGTTCAAGCACTTCACGACATTGATCAAATCCGTTGACAAGGCGTCCCTTCGCCGACGGATGTTTCAAAATCTTCTGTCGATGGTCAAGCGGCTGCAGCGGCCAGCGAAACGTTCGCTTGTTCGCCGGGCTGCGTGA
- a CDS encoding SRPBCC family protein: MPAFHVQRSQTIDADIRDVYDAVRDYSTWTRWSPWLQVDPDAEVTVSEPSNEVGATYRWKGELVGEGSMVHRDLQPPKNSSANASVQADLAFIKPFKSRSKVEFKIEPVATDGRPGSKITWHMRGKLPWFLFWMRSMMEMFVGMDYERGLLMFKQFVETGEVLSKLEIKGVVNEPDRRIIGQRGGCTMDDIGRHMTATLERVKPHCRADDERVQEWASLYHTTSDLRKRWFDYTAGYLADAGTPVPTDCVADTVPAGKFLLVRHVGDYAHLGNAWSGGIQFIRYKKMKMAKAIGCEVYRNDPETTETKDLITDVYIALK; the protein is encoded by the coding sequence ATGCCTGCTTTTCATGTTCAGCGGTCCCAGACGATTGACGCTGATATTCGCGATGTTTACGACGCGGTCAGGGACTATTCGACCTGGACCCGTTGGTCGCCTTGGTTGCAGGTGGATCCCGATGCGGAGGTGACCGTCAGCGAGCCATCAAACGAAGTCGGTGCGACTTATCGCTGGAAAGGCGAATTGGTCGGGGAGGGCTCGATGGTGCATCGTGACCTTCAGCCGCCGAAGAACTCGTCGGCGAACGCTTCGGTTCAAGCCGACCTGGCTTTCATCAAACCGTTCAAGTCGCGATCCAAGGTGGAGTTCAAGATCGAACCGGTCGCGACGGATGGTCGACCGGGATCCAAGATCACCTGGCACATGCGAGGCAAGTTGCCTTGGTTTTTGTTCTGGATGCGATCGATGATGGAAATGTTCGTGGGGATGGACTACGAGCGAGGGTTGTTGATGTTCAAGCAGTTTGTCGAAACCGGCGAAGTGCTTTCGAAGCTTGAGATCAAAGGTGTGGTCAACGAACCCGATCGCAGGATCATTGGCCAACGAGGTGGCTGCACGATGGATGACATCGGTCGCCACATGACCGCGACGCTGGAACGCGTCAAACCACACTGTCGCGCCGATGACGAACGCGTGCAAGAGTGGGCCAGCCTGTATCACACGACCTCGGACCTGCGCAAACGATGGTTCGATTACACGGCAGGTTACTTGGCCGATGCGGGCACGCCCGTTCCGACGGACTGCGTGGCTGACACCGTGCCGGCAGGGAAGTTTCTGTTGGTCCGGCACGTGGGGGACTACGCGCATCTCGGCAACGCTTGGTCCGGCGGAATCCAGTTCATCCGGTACAAGAAAATGAAGATGGCCAAGGCGATTGGCTGTGAGGTCTATCGCAACGACCCGGAAACCACCGAAACCAAAGATCTGATCACCGATGTTTACATCGCCTTGAAGTGA
- a CDS encoding SIR2 family NAD-dependent protein deacylase, with the protein MNVLILTGAGISAESGIPTFRDANGLWEGHAFEEVATPQGFARNPELVQEFYNQRRRALLNPEIRPNAAHVALAEFERDHLEHGRGDFLLVTQNIDNLHQRAGSQNVLAMHGQLLQARCTYTEEVFDWTADLTADTPHPEDPDNDALRGCLRPNVVWFGEMPIGLTRIEKAATQADLFLAIGTSGVVYPAAGIVAQTSPECRRIEVNLDDTPASNAFDETIRGSASVEVPKLLNHFKAM; encoded by the coding sequence ATGAACGTTCTCATCCTCACCGGTGCCGGGATCTCCGCGGAGTCCGGCATCCCAACCTTCCGAGACGCCAACGGATTGTGGGAAGGCCACGCGTTCGAAGAAGTCGCCACGCCACAGGGATTCGCTCGCAATCCTGAGTTGGTACAAGAGTTCTACAACCAACGTCGCCGAGCGTTGTTGAACCCTGAGATCCGCCCCAACGCAGCGCATGTCGCACTGGCGGAATTCGAACGCGACCACCTCGAACATGGACGGGGTGATTTCCTGTTGGTGACCCAGAACATCGACAACCTGCACCAACGCGCCGGCAGCCAGAACGTGCTGGCCATGCACGGGCAATTGCTGCAAGCCCGATGCACCTACACCGAAGAGGTCTTTGACTGGACCGCAGACCTGACCGCTGACACACCGCACCCAGAAGATCCTGACAACGATGCCCTGCGAGGTTGCTTGCGGCCCAATGTTGTCTGGTTCGGCGAGATGCCGATCGGGCTGACACGCATCGAGAAAGCCGCCACACAAGCTGATTTGTTCCTCGCGATTGGAACATCGGGCGTTGTGTATCCCGCCGCCGGTATCGTCGCTCAAACGTCCCCAGAATGCCGCCGAATCGAAGTCAACCTGGACGACACACCCGCGTCGAATGCCTTCGACGAAACCATTCGTGGGTCCGCCAGCGTTGAAGTCCCCAAGCTACTGAATCACTTCAAGGCGATGTAA